The DNA segment ACCGATAAACATCCCCATGCGTTCCCGCAAGCCCAGGAAACAACTCTTAAGTCTGTTGGAGCCATGGATATAGGCCGGCACAATGGGAACTTTGGTCTGGGTGGCTATGATGCCGATACCGGGTTTAGGCGACAGGAAGTCGACCCCCCGGGCCCGGGTTCCTTCGGGAAAAACCGTCAGTCCGTAACCCTTCTCTATCACCTCGACACACAGCTTAACGGCATTTCGGTCTATCGTGCCGCGTTTTACCGGCAAAGCGTTGGTGCGAGTGATAACCCAGCCGAAGAGCTTATTCTTGAACAGCTCGGCCTTGCCCAGAAAATATACCTGGCGGCGCAGCCAACTTCCGGCGAGAAGAGGATCGAAATATGATCGGTGATTGGTGGCTATTATGAAGCCTCCCGTGGGCGGGATATTTTCCGTACCGGTAATCTCGATGCGAAAAAGCAATTTGGACACCAGCCGGGTCAATGACCAGCCGGCATAGTAGAG comes from the Candidatus Zixiibacteriota bacterium genome and includes:
- a CDS encoding lysophospholipid acyltransferase family protein, coding for MKILYYAGWSLTRLVSKLLFRIEITGTENIPPTGGFIIATNHRSYFDPLLAGSWLRRQVYFLGKAELFKNKLFGWVITRTNALPVKRGTIDRNAVKLCVEVIEKGYGLTVFPEGTRARGVDFLSPKPGIGIIATQTKVPIVPAYIHGSNRLKSCFLGLRERMGMFIGPPIPAEQVASFPANKEGYFQLAELVMSRIKEIQSQMRPAK